ATTAGGGAAAGTTTTTCGCTACGATTTCTACCTCTGCCTTTTCCTAAGAAGTCCTCCAGtacctgtgtgttcctgttggtgaaacagtggaacatgtagactgcagccagaaactcctgaacgctcagatgaacaaagcagtagactgttttctggaagatcacactctctcttttgaagatctctgtacaaactcctgagtacaccaaggcctctgtcacatcaagaccacactgctccaggtcttcttggtagaacatgtttcctttctccagatgttcaaacgccagcctccccagcttcagaagaacttccctgtcagcctccgtcagctcctgtggactcgtctcatgtccctcatcgtacttgttcttcttcctctttgtctgaaccagcaggaagtgtgagtacaggtcagtcagggtcttgggcagctctcctctctgctctgtagtcaacatgtgcttcagaactgtagcagtgatccagcagaagactgggactccacacatgatgtggagggtcctggaggtcttgatgtgtgagatggttctgttggacagctcttcatcactggatctcctcctgaagtactcctccttctgtgggtcagtgaagcctcgtacttctgttaccctgtcaacacatgaaggagggatctgattggccgctgcaggtctggaagttatccagaccagagccgagggaagcagattcccctggatgaggtttgtcagcagctcgttgactgatgacttctgtgtgacgtcagacacaaccttcctgttgttgaaatccagtgaaagtctgctttcatccaggccgtcaaagatgaacagaactttacagacagccagcttctctgctgtgaccttctgtaatgttggatggaaaacatggagcagcgtgagaagactgtactgctcatctctgatcaggttcagctccctgaacgaaagcagaaccagcagactgacatcttggttttccaagccctctgcccagtccagagtgaacttctgcactgagaaggtttttccaaTGCCAGCGACACCATTTGTCAGAACAAGTCTAATGTGTTGGTCAGGTAAGTCTTTAAAGATGTCCTGGTACCTGATTGGAGTGTCATGGAGGGTCTTCTTCTtggaagctgtctccagctgcctcacctcatgttgggtattaacctcttcactctgtccctctgtgatgtagagctcagtgtagatcctgttgaggagggttctacttcctgttccatcagttccttcagtcacacgttcacatctcctcctcagactgatcttatgttcatctaaaacctcctgcagaccactatcTGCTGAAAGACAAGGAGCAATTTCAGGATAAAGAAAGAGAATCTGCTAATTATCTTCATCAGCAGACAGATGTTCAGTCTTACTTTGTacagtgctggtctgactggctgtctgcagtccaggTGTTGTTCTGGGTGTTTTTCCACACCGGGGACAGGAGTGGTCTCCTGATGGACCAGGCTGGTCCCAGTGTGGGGTGATGCACTGTCTGCAGATCCACTGTCCACAGCTGGTAGAGACTGGATCCTTCAGGACGTCTTCACACAAAGCACAGCGGGACGGTTGCTCCTCCACAGAATCACCACTCGCCTTCCTCTTTCTGTGAATGTCACAATGTCACAGTCACaggttgctgtttgtgttttgattgtgtTTATATTGAATCAAGTGACTATGAGCATGTCTAAATCCATCTATGGATTAACTGTGGAAGTCACGATCAGGTTCATGTTTGTATATCACCTTTCACAATGACTGAGGCTGGTACATGAAAGCATTCTGCTTCATAAATCTGGTGAAgagtctgtctttgtgtgtacgTCTGGTTGCTGATATCTTCCTGTTTCATTCAAATGTGTCTAATAAGTGAATCATCTTCTGATCCATTTACCGTAAAAATAGACTCTTTTGTGTCCAAGCCCAATGGTTCCTTACTTTGTGTCTGgattggattacattgcagcaacTGAAAATAAACCTCTTATCAAAAGCAACAAATAATTTACGTATACTGAGGGATGGAAGCAATGCACTGGCATCTGTAAACAACAGCTTTGTCAATCAGTCATCACCTGATGACTACCTGCCTCATATCAGTTCAAACAAACTATGGTGTTTCAAAGGTAAGAAGAGACAATCAGATGTCTGTGACGCTGCCACTGCCACAAATTAAGATAAAACGTCATGAATTACTGTGCTGTACCCCTTATCCATACTGACTGTTTCCCTTGGGTTCAGGTTTATTACACACAAAGAGGCCAGTCTGTTCCCATGACTGTGATGACTTTactaacagacacacagtttgaCAGAGTTACATTTGCATAACTATCTCGTCAGTCTTGTGTGTAATTAAAGGGTCATTCTGGTgttattctacatttttattactgACATCAAACCTCACCACTTTGGGTGTCTCCCACTAGGCTTATAGGCAGAGTTTATCAGGCAGACCATATCATAGAGTGGCTCATCAAGGCTGCCTAAAACATTACTGCCCTCTGTGGCTGTCTATATATATCTGTTAAGGTTTATGGTTCAAGCAGACACATCAGGTTTGTGTCAAATCAAACATCCATAGTTGTCAGTTTTTCTTATTAAATCCAGCTGATTGTAGTGAAATGTTCCATTATATTATTCTTCACAGGAAGATGTTAAATGAGAATGTGTTTTTAGATGAAGTGATGTCAATGGGATACATGGGCAAAGTTTATCAGGCAgaccatgtgtatgtgtgtggggtggggtggggtggggagcCTGGTTAGATCCCAGCTTATCAAGGTTCACCACACACTGCTGGCCTACCACACCATGTCCCTACTACTGACATCTTTTACCCACAGTCATGTTTATCAACGTCTGCAGTAAAAATATGTACAGGCAGTTCTGTAACAGGCAGTGACATCAAAACATTAACGCTGTTAGAACCAAAGGGTTGGAGGTTCACAGGTTTTCTCTTACGTTGTCTCTAAGGGTCCAGGTTCATTACTGAAGACCACAGGAAGTCTCTTGGACCAGTCACTCCTCAGAGACAGACggctggatcctggagactctgctctgtcttcttcttcctccacaaAATCAACCATCTCCAGGACTTGAGTCAGTCTGAGAGAGAAACcagaaacactgactgtgagATTCAAAAACATCAGAACAAACAGTCAGTTTCAGTTCACACCTAAGCCAGTCTCTTTCTTTATTACTGTGACTGCAGCATTGACAGTTTGGGGCAGAGACATTTGCAGAAATATCTGTGATGGTAAAGGCAGTCTTGTAGGTAATTAAAGGGCCGGTGTTATTCAATATTTATCTTTTGATGGCAGAcccaatgaaaagaccaaaccaaGAGTGTGTTAATCCGTCTCTCAAcactttccctcctctgtctgtggctctcagctccaATGGTTCCTACtgaataaacataaacactCCATTTGCTTTTGTTATGTATTCAAACAACCACTTTTATCTGACTGCTGAAAAAGGTGTGTCTTCCTCTTTTATCATGGTTTTATGAGCCAGGTTTCATCTCTTAAAAAGGCTCAGTTTAGTCTGCAGATGATGTGTTGAAAACTTGGTTAGATCCCAGTTTTTTCAAGGTTGACTAAAACAGTGCTCCCTTCATCTGGAGCTGCTTTTCCTTTAATTACTGACATCTTTTAACCTAAAAAGTATGTAAAAGAAATAAGTTCAAATGTTCTTTGTTCAGATAATTTCACAAGAGACAAGCAACCACAGCAGTCAGGTTCACAGGTTTTGAGAAGTTCTCTTACTGtgtgtctgagggtccaggttcattGCTGAAGACCACAGGAAGTCTCTTGGACCGGTCACTCCTCAGAGACAGACggctggatcctggagactctgttctgtcttgtttttcttccacaaaATCAACCATCTTCAGGACCAGTGTGTCTGAGAGGGAAACCATTAACACTGTGAGAACAGGAGCATGAGTCAGTCACAGgagtagtaaaaaaaaaaaaaaaaaaaaaaaaaaaactacgtAATTTCCCAGAGGaagtcatcccaaagggatcaataaagtccgtctaagtctaagtctaagccACACTCAGCCAGACTCCACCCTCACTATCCTGCTCCTGATCTGTCAAATTAACTTTCTGTTGCCCCCCGCCCCTAAACTGAAACCAAGCAAATAGCTGAGTTGTTGTACACTGAACACTGTCTGCTGCACCCACACtccttgaaaaaagaaaagtgccTTTAACACTAGAGCTCCCCCAGCTTTGGCTGTTGATCTTATTAATGGCACTGAAAACTAATAAAATCTATTACAAGTCCTGGACCTGATATTATCTGTGGCCCAGGCTCTTAAAACCGGTGCTGAGCTGTTGTGCAGCatctttcatttaattttcactCTATCTCTTCAGCAACAGGAGGTTCTTAAGATATGGAAACCATGATCGTCCCAGTTGCTCAGACCAAAAGACACCACATTGCAagaactgctcagaaatgtctcgaggaacagGGTCAGACTGGGATCAGGTCAACActttgggctctttgtcgtgttcctccagacatttctgagcaggcTTGGGGGCATAGTGGGtttgtcctgctggaggaggcccctgACGGTGGGGAGTGCTGATGCCACGTGGGTGTGTGCTTAGTCTCCAACAATGCTTAGCCGTCAAAGttacatccagatgaatgaaggagccgAGGTTTCCCAGCTAAACATTGGATAACTGTGTTATTCACTTTTAATGTTGAGGCTGATCTGTGTACGTGTTCATGTTATTTCACAGCAGATTAAAACCATCAGTGTCCTTGTCAAGGTCAAAGCGTCATGATGTAATTTACTGGGTAAAAAACTTTGAATAAACAAGTAAATCTGAGCTGAATCTCCAGAGtgaactctctcctctgctccactgAGCATGATATAAACTAATGATTAATTTACTAATTAGAGCTGAATAATGAGATCGTTTTCTTAATGACTGCCTCCATTAGAGACATTACTGATGATAAACAGGCGGctcacagagagggaggggggagtaTGTGGAGAGCATGTTGGTCTGATTCCTCTGTGAAACCTGTAAACATAATAATGCATGGTTGTCATTGAAAACATCatgtgtgcagttgtgtgttTACCTGATGACAGTAATATTGTCACGTGCACAGCGTCCAGAGACAGATGGGTTTAATTCCAGGATGATTCCCAGCATCCTCAGCTCAGCACACTCTGCAGATTATTACCAGCACTGCCTACAGCGGTactgagcaaaaacagaaaacaaaacacaacataatggCTGAGCATCTGCAAGGTTCAGCAAATTAAAGCTCCAGAAAATCTGGTTGATGGCTgaaggaaatgaaacaaaagctgATGAAGATATTCTACACCCggtagaaaaagaaagagatgtggagagatgaaaacagagctgtgaTGAACTCTAACACTGAGCTGTAGATCATGGTTTTAGTGAATTCACTGTAAAAACCTGAAAAGTCCAAATCAACgagctgaaacactgaaagacaTAAAGAGAGCGGAGATAACAGGAACACTGACACTGAGCCTgcactgccatctagtggaggAACAGAGAATTGCATCTTTCCATGTGGCATTAAAGAGAGTTTTTCTCCTTCCATCTCACATCAGTCTGTAACACTGAAAATTAAAGCAGTTAAAGTACAAGTCTGATGATATTCtacattttcttcttgtcatcAAATCCCATGTGTAAACTCAAACCAATGCTAAATGTCTCCTACTAGTattagtgttgtgtgtgttcttctgAGCCTTGAGCTTTAAAGAGTTTCCAAAAACTACCAGTGAGCCTCTGTTGCACTGTTGATAATAGTCCCCAATAAGTTCTgtatttcctcctgtttattTTAGGCAATGACCAAAAACCCTTTTAGAAGTGAAACTATGTAtttgtgaggtgtttttaaaaatgtaagtcTTCGTTAGGAACCAGTGGCCTTGGAGCTGACAGCTTCTCACAGTCAGAAAGCATTGAGGGATGCTGATTTGGGTGTGGGTTTGGAAATGGATTGCAGTCATAACTCAGTTTTCTGGATGATATAATAACCTTCAAAGTCTCCTGAAAGGTCCTATACACaacattagcagctgtttactgaaacactgtgtgtttagcATCAAACAATGCCAGTGTTAGctcttgttttgcctctatttCTATCACCGCTTTTCTTCTAGtttagttagcatgctaaccagctagctccagcCCATCGCGTCCTGTAATTCCACGTCACTTTAGTGAGTCACAGCAGCATCCAGTATAAATTCAGTCCAACATGAAAGAATGATGACGTAGTGCTACCAAAGGATATATTCTAACCTTAagtcttgtaaacacaacaatgactgaagctcttagtgagtaaacagctgttaatgctaacgttggctatgtagcataGCAAAAACctatatatagcacctttaaagcttaGAGCAGTAAATAGGGCACTGAAGTTTAAGTTCTATCGACATCCGTGGCTCTGCTGTATCTCATAAAAGCAAAAGTTCCAATCTTATATATCGATACAGAACAGTTTAGAAAGAgtctttaatttacattttcatctctGTACAGTTGTTATATCACATTACGAAGACTTTGTTTAGTTATTGGCAGTGACGACAACGTTTCTGGGAAAGtaagtctgcagtgtttcatttgtctttttcatttattagtATAAATTTATTCTATTCAGTTCATTTGAAAGAACAGTTAGAAAAGAcaagtttttcttgtttcttttgttttttataaataaGTGTTGTACATTGACAGTTATTTGTGATTGGCTCTGTTGTCTTCATTAGCTGTCAGTCAGCCAGTTAGTTAGTAAACCAGTTAGTCAGTGAGTCCGTTGATCAGCTGGCGAGTCTGTCGTTCAGGTAGTTGGAGGTTTTGGCGTCCTGCAGCATCGTTTTGGTAACGTCGTACAGATTCTGCTGGTAGGCCAGCCTGTAGCGGCTGTACACGTCATCGCAGTGCGTCAGCAGGCGCTTCACGTTTGGAGTGATGCTGCTGGGAGCGCCGTCCAGcctgaaacaacaacacagcacacaaagGTGAGATGAGGCCAAGATATCACATGGTCTCAGGTCATTTACTGACAGCTTGTGTCGCAGCCTCTGATGGGTTAACACCGTTTTGTTTCACGCGGTCTTACTTCTTGAAAATGTCCTCAAACAGGCTGGAGGTCAGTGGGCGGTGGTGTTTGAACTCCTCCAGGTAAGTGAAGTCTCCTTTCAGGATCACCTTCTGGTATAAAATCTCTGCCCAGTCTGGACTGTAGCTGTACGCCTCCGACACCACAAACACctgagacaggaaacagtagATTCAatcttctgtctgtgtggttgtAGACGTCTGAGGCTCACCTCTCACCTCACTTTAACACACATTCCTGGCTCTTTAATCGACTCACACTCACTTTTCCAAGATAAAATTCAAATAATTAATGTTAAAATGCTGCCCTGTAGCATGGCCGACAGTCCAAGAAGCAAAGATACTGAGTCTACTGTAACAATCAGACAACAaccagaaaagcagcaaatcctcacagcTAGGAAGAATTGagaaatatttggtatttttgcctgtaaaatgacttaaattattATCAGTGTAGttacaaattaattttaattaattgagtttttgtttcagctctacaagAAAAACTTGTTCAAAAGCTCAAAATGTGGCTGATTTTAAAGGTGCCATATACAAgttttttgctatcgctacatagccaacgttagcattagcagctatTTACTTAGCAAGAGCTTCCGCCATCATCATGTTCACAAGataagaggttagaatacgtgCTCTGAGGAATGCTACGTCTTCACCCTGAAGCAGACTCTTGGTGAGAAAGGGAGTAAAGTTTGAggctgaacttgcaacatttcctctagaccattaatgctaacgttagctatgtagtgacagcaaaaactttcatatagcacctttaaacagGATTATGACCTAAGCACATCACGAGTTCTCTATTAAGCCAAAGATCTTGGGGGAACACAGGTACTGTAACAGCAACAGACCTGGTAACATCGTGGCAGCGTTACGACGGtgttcagcagctctgcaggtcGCAGGTTGATGACACGCAGGTCTGATCCCTGGTTCAGGAAGTGGAGTTGAAGAGCAACTAGCTTAGCCGTCCGCACACAGCGACTCGCCTGACGCACACATGAgtcctggaaacacacacacagagttaatcTCTCTCGTTAGGGTCTTACAGGTACAAACAGAAGAAGACAGGAGCTCAGGTACCTTAGAGAAGCTCTCTGCAGCATCCTTCAGCAGAGCCAACACTTTGACCAACGAACTCTTCAGCTCAGGATTGACGACTGTTTAGAGACAAGTCAGAACATCTCGAGGTCAACAACAGTATGCTGGGAGAAAACCAGATAAAGAAGTACACTCAGTTTTTGGTGAGTTCTCCTGGCTCACCCCAGGCCTGAGACTCGATGATCTTCAGCTGAGTCCTGGCGGCCATCTCGTGGTTTTCTCCGATCTCCCTCCTCATGCTGAAACACAGCGCCACCATGTTGTGTTTCTCGCTGTCTGCGGGGAGGCAGCGTTTAATGTAATCCAGCAGAGCCGTCTTCAGACTGGAGCTCTGCAACGGGAGGGAACGACGATTGTACATTACGATCAGGTCAACGTGGAATCAGCAGGAGTTACTGAGTTACTGCTTATTTGCCACTTTTAGTTGTTGTTAAGCAACAGTTTTGCAGGAAATGTGAAGTTTAAGTGACAGCAGCTTAACaccaactgaaaaaaacagcaaagtaaCAGAGTAAAGTTTTGGTATCCAGCGTGCtgttaatttctatttttttcaattCCACCTGTCCTCTGTCCGTGTCCACCTTCTTCCTCAGCAGCATCTCAAACCGGTGGTTCTGATGCAGCAGGTCGAAGACGTACGTCATCTCATTATACCTGCCGATACCTGTCAGCAGacgcacctacacacacacaaaggtttgTTACGTCAAGTGACTTTATGTACTTCTCAGAGGAATGAGGGTCTGAGGCAGGTGTGTAGAACAATAACAGCCGTTTCTGTCTTGTAGGTGAGTGGGCGGGGCTTACCAGCAGGCTGTAGTGCTCTCCTGGGGCCAGGTAGGTGTGGCTGAGGTGACGGGCGGCTTGGAGCACCCTGACAATCCCCTCCATGTTACAGGTGAGGCTGAAACAGTCGTGAGCCACGATCAGCGACTCCACGACTACgagagaggaaggaagcagAAACCAACATT
Above is a window of Lates calcarifer isolate ASB-BC8 linkage group LG10, TLL_Latcal_v3, whole genome shotgun sequence DNA encoding:
- the LOC108893534 gene encoding NLR family CARD domain-containing protein 3 isoform X1, with product MVSLSDTLVLKMVDFVEEKQDRTESPGSSRLSLRSDRSKRLPVVFSNEPGPSDTQLTQVLEMVDFVEEEEDRAESPGSSRLSLRSDWSKRLPVVFSNEPGPLETTKRKASGDSVEEQPSRCALCEDVLKDPVSTSCGQWICRQCITPHWDQPGPSGDHSCPRCGKTPRTTPGLQTASQTSTVQTDSGLQEVLDEHKISLRRRCERVTEGTDGTGSRTLLNRIYTELYITEGQSEEVNTQHEVRQLETASKKKTLHDTPIRYQDIFKDLPDQHIRLVLTNGVAGIGKTFSVQKFTLDWAEGLENQDVSLLVLLSFRELNLIRDEQYSLLTLLHVFHPTLQKVTAEKLAVCKVLFIFDGLDESRLSLDFNNRKVVSDVTQKSSVNELLTNLIQGNLLPSALVWITSRPAAANQIPPSCVDRVTEVRGFTDPQKEEYFRRRSSDEELSNRTISHIKTSRTLHIMCGVPVFCWITATVLKHMLTTEQRGELPKTLTDLYSHFLLVQTKRKKNKYDEGHETSPQELTEADREVLLKLGRLAFEHLEKGNMFYQEDLEQCGLDVTEALVYSGVCTEIFKRESVIFQKTVYCFVHLSVQEFLAAVYMFHCFTNRNTQVLEDFLGKGRGRNRSEKLSLIDFLARAMEKSLESKNGHLDLFVRFLYGLSLESNQILLGGLLGQIEDSPDVIQEVINNLKKMNRDDISPDRSINIFHCLMEMNDHSVHQEIQEFLKSENRSERNLSVIHCSALAYMLQMSEEVLDELYLEKYNTSVVGRQRLIPAVRNCRKARFTHCGLSETHCEVVASALKSSPSNLRELDLSENNLQDSGMKDLCGFLKSPDCRLETLRLKNCWLSKICCAYLASVLDFNPSYLKELKLSNNHLQDSGMKDLCGFLKSPDCRLETLRLSSCSLSETSCASLASALKSNPSYLRKLDLWGNNLQDSDLKELCDLVESPDCRLETLRWK
- the LOC108893534 gene encoding NLR family CARD domain-containing protein 3 isoform X3 yields the protein MVDFVEEKQDRTESPGSSRLSLRSDRSKRLPVVFSNEPGPSDTQLTQVLEMVDFVEEEEDRAESPGSSRLSLRSDWSKRLPVVFSNEPGPLETTKRKASGDSVEEQPSRCALCEDVLKDPVSTSCGQWICRQCITPHWDQPGPSGDHSCPRCGKTPRTTPGLQTASQTSTVQTDSGLQEVLDEHKISLRRRCERVTEGTDGTGSRTLLNRIYTELYITEGQSEEVNTQHEVRQLETASKKKTLHDTPIRYQDIFKDLPDQHIRLVLTNGVAGIGKTFSVQKFTLDWAEGLENQDVSLLVLLSFRELNLIRDEQYSLLTLLHVFHPTLQKVTAEKLAVCKVLFIFDGLDESRLSLDFNNRKVVSDVTQKSSVNELLTNLIQGNLLPSALVWITSRPAAANQIPPSCVDRVTEVRGFTDPQKEEYFRRRSSDEELSNRTISHIKTSRTLHIMCGVPVFCWITATVLKHMLTTEQRGELPKTLTDLYSHFLLVQTKRKKNKYDEGHETSPQELTEADREVLLKLGRLAFEHLEKGNMFYQEDLEQCGLDVTEALVYSGVCTEIFKRESVIFQKTVYCFVHLSVQEFLAAVYMFHCFTNRNTQVLEDFLGKGRGRNRSEKLSLIDFLARAMEKSLESKNGHLDLFVRFLYGLSLESNQILLGGLLGQIEDSPDVIQEVINNLKKMNRDDISPDRSINIFHCLMEMNDHSVHQEIQEFLKSENRSERNLSVIHCSALAYMLQMSEEVLDELYLEKYNTSVVGRQRLIPAVRNCRKARFTHCGLSETHCEVVASALKSSPSNLRELDLSENNLQDSGMKDLCGFLKSPDCRLETLRLKNCWLSKICCAYLASVLDFNPSYLKELKLSNNHLQDSGMKDLCGFLKSPDCRLETLRLSSCSLSETSCASLASALKSNPSYLRKLDLWGNNLQDSDLKELCDLVESPDCRLETLRWK
- the LOC108893534 gene encoding protein NLRC3 isoform X4; amino-acid sequence: MVSLSDTLVLKMVDFVEEKQDRTESPGSSRLSLRSDRSKRLPVVFSNEPGPSDTQLTQVLEMVDFVEEEEDRAESPGSSRLSLRSDWSKRLPVVFSNEPGPLETTKRKASGDSVEEQPSRCALCEDVLKDPVSTSCGQWICRQCITPHWDQPGPSGDHSCPRCGKTPRTTPGLQTASQTSTVQTDSGLQEVLDEHKISLRRRCERVTEGTDGTGSRTLLNRIYTELYITEGQSEEVNTQHEVRQLETASKKKTLHDTPIRYQDIFKDLPDQHIRLVLTNGVAGIGKTFSVQKFTLDWAEGLENQDVSLLVLLSFRELNLIRDEQYSLLTLLHVFHPTLQKVTAEKLAVCKVLFIFDGLDESRLSLDFNNRKVVSDVTQKSSVNELLTNLIQGNLLPSALVWITSRPAAANQIPPSCVDRVTEVRGFTDPQKEEYFRRRSSDEELSNRTISHIKTSRTLHIMCGVPVFCWITATVLKHMLTTEQRGELPKTLTDLYSHFLLVQTKRKKNKYDEGHETSPQELTEADREVLLKLGRLAFEHLEKGNMFYQEDLEQCGLDVTEALVYSGVCTEIFKRESVIFQKTVYCFVHLSVQEFLAAVYMFHCFTNRNTQVLEDFLGKGRGRNRSEKLSLIDFLARAMEKSLESKNGHLDLFVRFLYGLSLESNQILLGGLLGQIEDSPDVIQEVINNLKKMNRDDISPDRSINIFHCLMEMNDHSVHQEIQEFLKSENRSERNLSVIHCSALAYMLQMSEEVLDELYLEKYNTSVVGRQRLIPAVRNCRKARFTHCGLSETHCEVVASALKSSPSNLRELDLSENNLQDSGMKDLCGFLKSPDCRLETLRLKNCWLSKICCAYLASVLDFNPSYLKELKLSNNHLQDSGMKDLCGFLKSPDCRLETLRWK
- the LOC108893534 gene encoding NLR family CARD domain-containing protein 3 isoform X2; amino-acid sequence: MVSLSDTLVLKMVDFVEEKQDRTESPGSSRLSLRSDRSKRLPVVFSNEPGPSDTQLTQVLEMVDFVEEEEDRAESPGSSRLSLRSDWSKRLPVVFSNEPGPLETTKRKASGDSVEEQPSRCALCEDVLKDPVSTSCGQWICRQCITPHWDQPGPSGDHSCPRCGKTPRTTPGLQTASQTSTVQNSGLQEVLDEHKISLRRRCERVTEGTDGTGSRTLLNRIYTELYITEGQSEEVNTQHEVRQLETASKKKTLHDTPIRYQDIFKDLPDQHIRLVLTNGVAGIGKTFSVQKFTLDWAEGLENQDVSLLVLLSFRELNLIRDEQYSLLTLLHVFHPTLQKVTAEKLAVCKVLFIFDGLDESRLSLDFNNRKVVSDVTQKSSVNELLTNLIQGNLLPSALVWITSRPAAANQIPPSCVDRVTEVRGFTDPQKEEYFRRRSSDEELSNRTISHIKTSRTLHIMCGVPVFCWITATVLKHMLTTEQRGELPKTLTDLYSHFLLVQTKRKKNKYDEGHETSPQELTEADREVLLKLGRLAFEHLEKGNMFYQEDLEQCGLDVTEALVYSGVCTEIFKRESVIFQKTVYCFVHLSVQEFLAAVYMFHCFTNRNTQVLEDFLGKGRGRNRSEKLSLIDFLARAMEKSLESKNGHLDLFVRFLYGLSLESNQILLGGLLGQIEDSPDVIQEVINNLKKMNRDDISPDRSINIFHCLMEMNDHSVHQEIQEFLKSENRSERNLSVIHCSALAYMLQMSEEVLDELYLEKYNTSVVGRQRLIPAVRNCRKARFTHCGLSETHCEVVASALKSSPSNLRELDLSENNLQDSGMKDLCGFLKSPDCRLETLRLKNCWLSKICCAYLASVLDFNPSYLKELKLSNNHLQDSGMKDLCGFLKSPDCRLETLRLSSCSLSETSCASLASALKSNPSYLRKLDLWGNNLQDSDLKELCDLVESPDCRLETLRWK